One part of the Sneathia vaginalis genome encodes these proteins:
- a CDS encoding helix-turn-helix domain-containing protein, whose protein sequence is MNIGERIKKIRKQKKLTLVELGEKIGLKKSTISRYEKNDINIPSDKLEKIAHALNVSPQYLLGFEEVQNDIDTSMLSDSQLKELDLILSTNNIMFFKGNKSSKESYEMLKNSITKVYINMLKDNNEL, encoded by the coding sequence GTGAATATAGGGGAAAGAATAAAGAAAATACGTAAACAAAAGAAATTAACACTTGTAGAATTGGGTGAAAAGATAGGTTTAAAAAAATCTACAATTTCACGTTATGAAAAAAATGACATTAATATACCTAGTGATAAGCTAGAAAAGATAGCTCATGCATTGAATGTTAGTCCACAATATTTATTAGGCTTTGAAGAAGTGCAAAATGATATTGATACAAGTATGTTATCAGATAGTCAATTAAAAGAATTAGATTTAATATTATCAACTAATAATATTATGTTTTTTAAGGGGAATAAGAGTAGTAAAGAAAGCTATGAAATGCTAAAAAACTCTATTACTAAGGTATATATTAATATGTTGAAGGATAATAACGAATTATGA
- the mraZ gene encoding division/cell wall cluster transcriptional repressor MraZ — MTMLFMGEYNCKIDSKGRITFPAKLREQLEGQNFVITRGLDKCIDLFPMDKWNEKMKKLENIKTTDIKQRTYVRFLLSAATELDFDAQGRINIPQSLKTYSELEKEVVVIGQNGRMEIWSKSRWDSFMSDSLENIADIAQELDL, encoded by the coding sequence ATGACGATGCTATTTATGGGTGAATATAATTGTAAGATAGATAGTAAGGGAAGAATAACATTTCCAGCTAAGCTAAGAGAACAATTAGAAGGTCAAAATTTCGTCATTACTAGAGGTCTTGATAAGTGTATAGACCTATTCCCTATGGACAAATGGAATGAAAAAATGAAAAAATTAGAAAACATTAAAACTACTGACATTAAACAAAGAACCTATGTTAGATTTCTTTTATCTGCAGCCACTGAATTAGATTTTGATGCACAAGGTAGAATAAATATACCTCAATCATTAAAAACTTATTCTGAACTAGAAAAAGAAGTAGTCGTTATAGGTCAAAATGGTAGAATGGAAATATGGTCTAAGAGTAGATGGGATTCATTTATGAGCGATTCACTAGAAAATATTGCAGATATTGCACAAGAGCTTGACTTATAG
- the rpsD gene encoding 30S ribosomal protein S4, producing the protein MARNMQPVLKKCRTLGLDPVALGVNKKSNRNIRPNANKKLTEYGTQLREKQKAKFVYGVMEKQFYKLYEEATRKEGVTGELLLQYLERRLDNVVYRLGLGSTRRQARQLVNHGHILVNGKKVNIVSYRVKQGDVIEVRESSKDLEVIKEAIGKRTIPGWLELDETKKIGRVLEDPTRDVVDFEVDEAMIIEFYSR; encoded by the coding sequence ATGGCAAGAAATATGCAACCAGTTCTAAAGAAATGTAGAACACTTGGATTAGATCCAGTAGCATTAGGAGTAAATAAAAAATCAAATAGAAATATTAGACCAAATGCAAATAAGAAATTAACAGAATATGGAACACAATTAAGAGAAAAACAAAAGGCAAAATTCGTATATGGAGTTATGGAAAAACAATTCTACAAATTATATGAAGAAGCAACAAGAAAAGAAGGAGTTACTGGTGAGTTACTACTTCAATATCTTGAAAGAAGATTAGATAATGTAGTTTACAGATTAGGTTTAGGGTCAACAAGAAGACAAGCTAGACAATTAGTAAACCATGGACATATATTAGTAAATGGTAAAAAAGTTAATATTGTATCATATAGAGTAAAACAAGGAGATGTTATCGAAGTTAGAGAAAGCTCTAAAGATTTAGAAGTAATTAAGGAAGCAATAGGTAAGAGAACTATACCTGGTTGGTTAGAACTTGATGAAACTAAAAAGATTGGAAGAGTTTTAGAAGATCCAACTAGAGATGTAGTTGATTTTGAAGTTGATGAAGCAATGATAATAGAATTCTATTCTAGATGA
- a CDS encoding pullulanase: protein MKKFGFAIISLLLASNVFFTNISYADNVANTQSITNNKSTKIEEGYIRIHFENIKNGTGLWIWGGVDKPSNDWPNGQLKFDYSKKDAYGQYIDVKKSAKLQDIGFIVLSGGNKVHENDKTIKLPSEKINEVWVDSNFNVHLDEPLKEKNIFRIYYKRADKNYSKLQLWAWDDVDVKLGEWPNGLDFKQGNGQIYVDVKLKKDAKKIGFLILDRKKKDDNCKVFSDDFKFEDVENTKQIFIKDLDKNIYNNHYYISDVRLLKVTQLSEAKLNLAFTTLKNTGREDIKDKLKVFDKNGKEVKIDDIDIEGNNCVIKGEFNDKTGPYTVKYDDNSIKSEKGWQFKDNMYSYDGPLGTYLSKNGSVVDAYLWSPSADSVKILIYDKKDVNKLVESVELEKGKRGVWHKKLTSNKEISNYTDYLYSYEITRGNEKVMALDPYAKSLGAWNKSSKQQFAKAAFVNPDKIGTKLNFAKIKGYRNREDAIIYEVHVRDFTSDKNLKLKAPYGTFKAFIEKLDYLKKLGVTHIQLLPVLSCYNIDESNRKRSDDYLQKKANYNWGYDPQNYFSLSGMYSTNPDNPETRIKEFKDLVNEIHKRGMGVILDVVYNHTANVDIFENLEPKYYHFMTKDSKPKTNYGGGRLASTHYMTRRLMLDSIKYLMNEYKVDGFRFDMMGDHDALTMEKIADEATKINKNVLILGEGWKTYVGDDGIKVKPSDQGFVNETNSVSVFSDDIRNALKSGFPDEGKPAFLTGKKENINRVFNNIKANPTNFLADDPGDVIQYIAAHDNLTLFDTIAVSTMKDPGKKEDFAEIEKRALLGNMIILTSQGIPFIHAGQEYGRTKQYKVNVPDKNSIEKLFYVQGFKYPCFNKDSYNAPDAINHIDWERIKDSRMVPYVEGLIKIRKSSDAFRLTTKKDVDKNVKLIANRTTDNAIGYEVKGKKDIFVVFVNADNVEREFKYDKLKNAKVLADQNSAGTTRIISPKGVKIKGDKIILAPLTGTILKIK, encoded by the coding sequence ATGAAAAAGTTTGGTTTTGCTATAATATCTCTTTTATTAGCATCTAATGTTTTTTTTACAAACATTTCATATGCAGATAATGTAGCTAATACTCAAAGTATTACTAATAATAAATCTACAAAAATAGAAGAAGGATATATTAGAATACATTTTGAAAATATTAAAAATGGTACAGGTTTATGGATTTGGGGAGGTGTCGATAAACCAAGTAATGATTGGCCTAATGGTCAATTAAAGTTTGACTATAGTAAAAAAGATGCTTATGGTCAATATATAGATGTTAAAAAGAGTGCTAAATTACAAGATATAGGCTTTATAGTCTTAAGTGGAGGTAATAAGGTACACGAAAATGATAAGACTATAAAATTACCTAGTGAAAAAATAAATGAAGTTTGGGTTGATAGTAACTTTAATGTACATCTAGATGAACCACTTAAAGAAAAGAATATATTTAGAATATACTATAAAAGAGCTGACAAAAATTATTCTAAGTTACAACTATGGGCATGGGACGATGTAGATGTTAAATTAGGTGAATGGCCAAATGGACTAGATTTTAAGCAAGGTAATGGACAAATTTATGTAGATGTAAAATTAAAAAAAGATGCTAAAAAGATAGGATTTTTAATACTAGATAGAAAGAAAAAAGATGATAATTGCAAAGTCTTTAGTGATGACTTTAAATTTGAAGATGTAGAAAATACAAAACAAATATTTATTAAAGATTTAGATAAAAATATTTACAATAACCATTACTATATCAGTGATGTAAGATTATTAAAAGTTACTCAATTAAGTGAAGCTAAACTTAATTTAGCCTTTACAACATTAAAAAATACTGGACGTGAAGATATTAAGGATAAGTTAAAAGTATTTGATAAAAATGGTAAAGAAGTTAAAATAGATGATATTGATATAGAAGGTAATAACTGTGTAATAAAGGGTGAATTTAATGATAAAACTGGTCCATACACAGTAAAATATGATGATAACAGTATCAAATCTGAAAAAGGTTGGCAATTTAAAGATAATATGTATAGCTATGATGGACCATTAGGAACATACTTATCTAAAAATGGTAGTGTAGTAGATGCGTATCTATGGTCACCTAGTGCTGATAGTGTAAAAATATTAATATATGATAAAAAAGATGTAAATAAGTTAGTTGAAAGTGTAGAACTTGAAAAAGGTAAAAGAGGAGTATGGCACAAAAAATTAACTTCAAATAAGGAAATAAGTAATTATACAGACTATTTATACAGCTATGAAATAACTAGAGGTAATGAAAAGGTAATGGCATTAGACCCATATGCAAAATCTTTAGGAGCATGGAATAAAAGCAGTAAGCAACAATTTGCAAAAGCAGCCTTTGTAAATCCAGATAAAATTGGTACTAAATTAAATTTTGCTAAAATAAAGGGATATAGAAATAGAGAAGATGCTATAATCTATGAAGTACATGTAAGAGATTTCACTTCAGATAAGAACCTTAAATTAAAAGCACCTTATGGTACTTTTAAGGCGTTTATAGAAAAATTAGACTACCTAAAAAAATTAGGTGTAACACATATACAATTACTACCAGTTTTAAGTTGCTATAATATAGATGAATCAAATAGAAAAAGATCAGATGATTATTTACAAAAGAAAGCAAACTATAACTGGGGATATGATCCACAAAACTACTTCTCATTATCAGGAATGTATTCAACTAATCCAGATAATCCAGAAACACGTATAAAAGAATTTAAGGATCTTGTAAATGAAATACATAAAAGAGGTATGGGTGTAATATTAGATGTTGTGTATAACCATACAGCAAATGTAGATATTTTTGAAAACTTAGAACCAAAATATTATCATTTTATGACAAAAGATTCTAAGCCAAAAACAAATTATGGTGGTGGAAGATTAGCAAGTACACACTATATGACAAGAAGACTAATGTTAGATTCAATAAAATATTTAATGAATGAATACAAGGTTGATGGATTTAGATTTGACATGATGGGTGATCATGATGCATTAACTATGGAAAAAATAGCAGATGAAGCTACAAAGATAAATAAGAATGTATTGATTCTAGGAGAAGGATGGAAAACTTATGTTGGTGATGATGGTATAAAAGTTAAACCATCTGACCAAGGATTTGTGAATGAAACAAATAGTGTTTCAGTGTTCTCAGATGATATTAGAAATGCTTTAAAATCAGGATTTCCTGATGAAGGTAAACCAGCATTTTTAACAGGTAAAAAAGAAAATATTAATAGAGTGTTTAATAATATTAAAGCAAATCCTACTAACTTTTTAGCAGATGATCCAGGAGATGTAATTCAATACATAGCAGCACATGATAACTTAACTTTATTCGATACAATAGCTGTATCAACTATGAAAGATCCAGGCAAGAAAGAAGATTTTGCTGAAATAGAAAAAAGAGCCTTATTAGGTAATATGATAATATTAACTTCACAAGGTATACCATTTATACATGCAGGACAAGAATATGGAAGAACAAAGCAATATAAAGTAAATGTACCAGATAAAAATTCAATAGAAAAATTATTCTATGTACAAGGATTTAAATATCCATGCTTTAACAAAGATTCATATAATGCACCAGATGCAATAAATCACATAGATTGGGAAAGAATAAAAGATAGTAGAATGGTTCCATATGTAGAAGGGTTAATAAAGATAAGAAAATCAAGTGATGCATTTAGATTAACAACTAAGAAAGATGTAGATAAAAATGTTAAATTAATTGCAAATAGAACAACTGATAATGCAATAGGTTATGAAGTTAAAGGAAAGAAAGATATCTTTGTTGTATTTGTTAACGCAGATAATGTAGAAAGAGAATTTAAATATGATAAGTTAAAGAATGCAAAAGTATTAGCTGATCAAAATAGTGCAGGTACAACTAGAATTATTAGTCCAAAAGGTGTAAAAATTAAAGGCGATAAGATTATACTAGCACCATTAACAGGAACAATATTAAAAATTAAATAA
- a CDS encoding DNA-directed RNA polymerase subunit alpha, producing MLNIEKIAKNIKLTEEKVNQYSAIYTLEPLYRGYGNTIGNALRRILLSSIPGSAIKGIKIDGVLNEFTTLDGVKEAVTDIILNVKEIIIELDEPGEKRMSLSVKGPKVVTAADIKTEMGINIINPDQVIATLTTDREFNMEFLVDSGEGFVVSDEIDKEGWEINFLAIDAIYTPIKKVNYIVKDTMVGRVTNYDKLILEIETDGSVEIHDALSYAVELLITHVNPFTNIGNSMSKYRKDDEEEELVAPRGEINSYADLRIDELQLSVRASNGLKRAKINTIGDLSKMSLAELEKVKNLGKVSLKEIIEKLKEYGFNIE from the coding sequence TTGTTAAATATAGAAAAGATAGCTAAGAATATTAAGTTAACGGAAGAAAAGGTAAATCAATACTCAGCAATTTACACATTAGAACCTTTATATAGAGGATATGGTAATACAATAGGAAATGCTTTAAGAAGAATTTTATTATCGTCAATACCTGGATCTGCTATAAAGGGTATTAAAATAGATGGTGTTTTAAATGAATTCACAACTTTAGATGGTGTAAAAGAAGCTGTTACTGATATTATTTTAAATGTTAAAGAAATAATAATAGAGCTTGATGAACCCGGTGAAAAAAGAATGTCGTTATCAGTTAAGGGTCCAAAAGTTGTAACTGCAGCAGATATAAAAACAGAAATGGGAATAAATATAATAAACCCTGATCAAGTTATAGCAACTTTAACAACTGACAGAGAATTCAATATGGAATTTTTAGTAGATTCTGGAGAAGGATTCGTAGTTTCAGATGAAATTGATAAAGAAGGTTGGGAAATAAATTTCTTGGCAATTGATGCGATATATACACCAATAAAAAAAGTAAATTATATAGTAAAAGATACAATGGTTGGACGTGTAACTAATTATGATAAGTTGATACTTGAAATAGAAACAGATGGAAGTGTAGAAATACATGATGCACTATCATATGCAGTTGAACTATTAATAACACACGTAAATCCATTTACAAATATTGGAAATTCAATGTCTAAATATAGAAAAGATGACGAAGAAGAAGAATTAGTTGCACCAAGAGGTGAAATAAATTCTTATGCAGATTTAAGAATAGATGAATTACAATTATCTGTTAGAGCAAGTAATGGTTTAAAGAGAGCTAAAATAAATACTATAGGAGATTTATCTAAGATGAGTTTAGCTGAACTTGAAAAAGTTAAGAATCTAGGTAAGGTATCACTAAAGGAAATTATTGAAAAGCTTAAGGAATACGGCTTTAACATCGAATAA
- the rpsK gene encoding 30S ribosomal protein S11: MAKKTVVSKKKKAKNIPNGIAYIHSTFNNTVVTITDTEGKVIAWKSGGTSGFKGTKKGTPFAAQIAAEQAAQVAIDNGMKKIEIKIKGPGSGREASIRSIQATELEVTRVVDITPVPHNGARPPKKRI; this comes from the coding sequence GTGGCTAAGAAAACAGTAGTTTCAAAGAAGAAAAAAGCAAAAAACATACCTAATGGTATTGCATATATACATTCAACTTTCAATAATACAGTTGTTACTATTACAGATACAGAAGGTAAAGTAATAGCTTGGAAATCAGGAGGTACTTCAGGATTTAAAGGTACTAAAAAAGGAACTCCATTTGCAGCACAAATAGCAGCTGAACAAGCAGCTCAAGTGGCTATAGATAATGGAATGAAAAAAATCGAAATAAAGATTAAAGGGCCTGGATCTGGAAGAGAAGCTTCAATAAGATCTATACAAGCAACTGAATTAGAGGTAACAAGAGTAGTAGATATAACTCCAGTGCCTCACAATGGTGCAAGACCACCTAAGAAAAGAATATAA
- a CDS encoding deoxycytidylate deaminase yields MYKREGYISWDEYFMGLAFLSGKRSKDPVTQVGACIVKDKKIIGIGYNGFPKGSDDDELSWGKTSNNILDTKYPYVVHAELNAILNSIMKLNGSTIYVTHYPCNECAKAIVQSGISKVVYYSDKHKHHELTKASTIIMENAGIEIQKYEERDQEILIKFCD; encoded by the coding sequence ATGTATAAAAGAGAAGGATATATTTCATGGGATGAATATTTTATGGGATTAGCTTTTTTATCAGGAAAAAGAAGTAAAGATCCTGTTACACAAGTTGGTGCTTGTATAGTTAAAGATAAGAAGATTATAGGTATAGGTTATAATGGTTTTCCTAAGGGAAGTGATGATGATGAATTGTCATGGGGTAAAACAAGTAATAATATTTTAGATACTAAATACCCTTATGTAGTTCATGCAGAATTAAATGCTATATTAAATAGTATAATGAAATTAAATGGAAGTACTATTTATGTAACACACTATCCATGCAATGAATGTGCAAAAGCAATAGTGCAATCTGGAATAAGTAAGGTTGTATATTATTCTGATAAGCATAAACATCACGAGTTAACAAAGGCTTCTACAATAATAATGGAAAATGCAGGAATAGAAATACAAAAGTATGAAGAAAGAGATCAAGAAATTTTAATAAAATTTTGTGATTAA
- the rsmH gene encoding 16S rRNA (cytosine(1402)-N(4))-methyltransferase RsmH codes for MYHKPVLYNEVMENIVNDKYMTYVDCTLGGGGHSEGILKRSKGYLIAIDQDSDAIEYATKRLSEYKDRLKIFKNNFKDIKYVVYMAGYEKVDAILMDIGVSSYQLDDAKRGFSYKYEARLDMRMNKDLKVSAYEVINDFTEKEIADIIFKYGQDPKARRIAKYICFERQKGEIKTTTQLADIVIRAVGKKMKKHPAKRTFQALRVFVNSELDVLKKTIDDAIELLNPGGRLLIITFQSLEDKIVKERFRYYENPCICPKDIPICVCGKKPMGKIINKKAICASEKELKENNRAHSAQLRIFERI; via the coding sequence ATGTATCATAAACCAGTACTTTACAATGAAGTTATGGAAAATATTGTAAATGATAAATATATGACATATGTTGATTGTACACTAGGTGGTGGAGGACATTCTGAGGGCATACTTAAAAGAAGTAAAGGCTATTTAATAGCGATAGATCAAGATAGCGATGCAATAGAATATGCTACTAAAAGACTTAGTGAGTATAAAGACAGACTTAAGATATTTAAGAATAATTTTAAAGATATTAAGTATGTAGTATATATGGCAGGATATGAAAAAGTAGATGCAATTTTGATGGATATTGGAGTTTCATCATATCAATTAGATGATGCCAAAAGAGGATTTTCATACAAGTATGAAGCAAGGCTAGATATGAGAATGAATAAAGATTTAAAAGTTTCTGCTTATGAGGTAATTAATGATTTTACTGAAAAGGAGATAGCTGATATCATATTCAAATATGGACAAGATCCTAAAGCAAGAAGAATTGCAAAATATATATGTTTTGAAAGACAAAAGGGAGAAATAAAGACAACTACACAATTAGCGGATATAGTAATTAGGGCAGTTGGTAAAAAGATGAAAAAACATCCTGCTAAAAGAACATTTCAAGCATTAAGAGTATTTGTTAATAGTGAATTAGATGTATTGAAAAAAACAATAGATGATGCGATAGAATTATTAAATCCAGGTGGAAGGTTGTTAATAATTACATTTCAGTCATTAGAAGATAAGATAGTAAAAGAAAGATTTAGATATTATGAAAACCCATGTATATGTCCAAAGGATATACCTATATGTGTATGTGGCAAGAAACCTATGGGAAAGATAATAAATAAAAAGGCAATATGTGCATCAGAAAAAGAATTAAAGGAAAATAACAGGGCACATAGTGCACAATTAAGAATATTTGAAAGGATTTGA
- the rpsM gene encoding 30S ribosomal protein S13: protein MARIAGVDIPRNKRIEISLTYIFGVGRSTSNEILKKAGVDKDIKVKDLTEEDLGKIRKIMDDYKIEGELRKEIRLNIKRLTDIKCYRGLRHKMGLPVRGQKTKTNARTRKGPARMAVAKKK from the coding sequence TTGGCTAGAATAGCAGGAGTGGATATACCAAGAAACAAAAGAATTGAAATCTCACTTACATACATTTTTGGTGTAGGTAGAAGTACTTCAAATGAAATATTAAAAAAAGCTGGAGTAGACAAAGACATTAAAGTTAAGGATTTAACTGAAGAAGATTTAGGTAAAATCAGAAAAATAATGGATGACTACAAAATTGAAGGTGAACTAAGAAAAGAAATTAGACTTAACATAAAGAGATTAACAGATATAAAATGTTATAGAGGTCTAAGACATAAAATGGGATTACCTGTAAGAGGTCAAAAGACTAAGACAAATGCAAGAACAAGAAAAGGTCCAGCAAGAATGGCTGTAGCTAAGAAGAAATAA
- a CDS encoding ImmA/IrrE family metallo-endopeptidase, which translates to MIKETIEFSLEYKKAHGKSIVGILKDEGVSIIEDEIGDIVSYTIKIRDKNIIVIDENLDEIEYNFVLCHEFYHILKHDEVNRCFSNIMGTDRFEIEANIFATIFLNLENFMDNSTRINRTINSTISVIKNAVI; encoded by the coding sequence ATGATAAAAGAAACTATAGAATTTTCACTGGAGTATAAAAAGGCTCACGGTAAAAGTATAGTAGGTATATTAAAAGATGAGGGTGTAAGTATAATAGAAGATGAGATAGGAGATATAGTTTCATATACTATAAAGATTAGGGATAAAAATATTATTGTAATAGATGAGAATTTAGATGAAATAGAGTACAACTTTGTTTTATGTCATGAATTTTATCATATACTAAAGCATGATGAAGTAAATAGATGTTTTAGTAATATTATGGGTACAGACAGGTTTGAAATAGAGGCTAATATTTTTGCTACCATATTCCTTAATCTAGAAAATTTTATGGATAATAGTACTAGAATTAATAGGACTATAAATTCAACTATATCAGTAATTAAGAATGCAGTAATTTAG
- the xseA gene encoding exodeoxyribonuclease VII large subunit: MEVYTVSQINAIIKNYVESNEFFRSVCIEAEVSNITYQLKHMYMSLKDSNARIKCACFSYRYNDIPLDLKEGDKVKVYGDINVYSVDASVQIIAKRVEKQDMLGELYKKLELLKKEYQEKGYFDEGIKKKLPSFPRRIGVVTSDTGDAIRDIIRNTHNRDPKVEIILYPAKVQGKDAEYSIARGIEFFNKHKELEVECLIIGRGGGSIEDLWAFNERAVIEAVHESSLPIISAVGHEADNLLSDLVADKRASTPTHAPHCLIKNRKDIDEKLNEYKKRLDNLLVQRVKLMKTRLESIEQSYIIQKFYENTILNRQQRLDEINSKLDDNISKYLYEKRVLLEKIRLNTEKYDNMSILKRGYTVTYVDGKLLKETKVKKGSILKTVSSNDEVISEVK; the protein is encoded by the coding sequence ATGGAAGTATATACAGTAAGTCAAATTAATGCTATTATAAAAAACTATGTAGAAAGCAATGAGTTTTTTAGAAGTGTATGTATAGAAGCAGAAGTATCAAATATTACATATCAATTAAAACATATGTATATGAGTTTAAAAGATAGTAATGCTAGAATAAAATGTGCTTGTTTTAGTTATAGATATAATGATATACCACTAGATCTAAAAGAAGGAGATAAAGTTAAGGTATATGGTGATATAAATGTATATTCAGTTGATGCAAGTGTACAAATAATAGCTAAAAGAGTAGAAAAACAGGATATGCTGGGTGAGTTATACAAAAAATTAGAACTATTAAAAAAAGAATATCAAGAAAAAGGGTATTTTGATGAAGGTATAAAAAAGAAATTACCTAGTTTTCCTAGAAGAATAGGAGTTGTTACATCAGACACAGGAGATGCTATAAGAGATATTATTAGAAATACACATAATAGAGATCCTAAAGTAGAGATAATTCTGTACCCAGCAAAAGTTCAAGGTAAGGATGCAGAGTATAGCATAGCAAGAGGAATAGAGTTTTTTAATAAACATAAAGAATTAGAAGTTGAATGCCTAATAATAGGAAGAGGTGGAGGAAGTATAGAAGATTTATGGGCCTTTAATGAAAGAGCTGTAATAGAGGCTGTTCATGAATCAAGTTTACCTATAATTTCAGCAGTAGGACATGAAGCAGATAACTTGTTATCAGACTTAGTAGCTGATAAAAGAGCTTCTACACCCACACATGCACCTCATTGTTTAATTAAGAATAGAAAAGACATAGATGAAAAATTAAATGAGTATAAAAAGAGATTAGATAATTTATTAGTTCAAAGAGTAAAATTAATGAAAACTAGGTTAGAAAGTATAGAACAAAGCTATATAATACAAAAATTCTATGAAAACACTATTTTAAATAGACAACAAAGACTAGATGAAATTAATTCTAAATTAGATGATAATATCTCAAAATATTTATACGAAAAAAGAGTTTTACTTGAAAAGATAAGACTTAATACAGAAAAGTATGATAATATGAGTATATTAAAAAGAGGGTATACTGTAACTTATGTAGACGGTAAACTATTAAAAGAAACGAAAGTTAAAAAGGGGAGCATTTTAAAGACAGTTAGTTCAAACGATGAAGTTATTAGTGAGGTGAAATAA
- the rpmJ gene encoding 50S ribosomal protein L36, whose product MKVKASVKCICDKCKIIKRSGVVRVICENRKHNQKQG is encoded by the coding sequence ATGAAAGTTAAAGCATCTGTTAAATGTATTTGTGACAAATGTAAGATTATTAAAAGATCTGGCGTTGTTAGAGTAATATGTGAAAACCGTAAACATAATCAAAAACAAGGATAG
- the rplQ gene encoding 50S ribosomal protein L17, producing MNHRKSYRKLGRRTDHRLAMLKNMTISLIKAERIETTVTRAKELRKFVEKLITLGKKFNSTDEVAKQIHLRRQAFAFLRNEEAVVKAFKEIAPKYMERNGGYTRIVKTDVRRGDSSEMAIIELV from the coding sequence ATGAATCATAGAAAATCATACAGAAAGCTTGGGAGAAGAACTGATCACAGATTAGCAATGTTAAAAAATATGACAATTTCTCTAATAAAAGCTGAAAGAATCGAAACAACTGTAACAAGAGCAAAAGAATTAAGAAAATTTGTAGAAAAATTAATAACTTTAGGAAAGAAATTTAATTCAACTGATGAAGTTGCAAAACAAATACATTTAAGAAGACAAGCATTTGCATTTTTAAGAAATGAAGAAGCTGTAGTTAAAGCATTCAAGGAAATAGCACCTAAATACATGGAAAGAAACGGTGGTTATACTAGAATAGTTAAGACTGATGTTAGACGTGGAGATTCTTCTGAAATGGCAATAATCGAATTAGTTTAA
- a CDS encoding GNAT family N-acetyltransferase yields the protein MQVSIRNIEESDRSLYLQFADTFYNSSACLHTVPAENFEKSFNFMLHSKVYAELFMIECDDEVIGYCMISKTYSQEAASMVLLVEELYIVEEHRSKGVATKVFKYLFDKYGKFGRIRLEVVEDNYRARKLYERLGFEYLNYMQMIIDR from the coding sequence ATGCAAGTAAGTATAAGAAATATTGAAGAAAGTGACAGATCACTTTATTTACAATTTGCAGATACCTTCTATAATTCTAGTGCATGTTTACACACAGTGCCAGCAGAAAATTTTGAAAAATCATTTAATTTTATGCTACATAGCAAAGTATACGCAGAACTATTTATGATAGAATGTGATGATGAGGTTATAGGTTACTGTATGATATCAAAGACATATTCACAAGAAGCTGCATCTATGGTCCTATTAGTAGAAGAATTGTACATAGTAGAAGAACATAGATCAAAAGGTGTAGCAACAAAAGTATTTAAATATTTATTTGATAAATATGGAAAATTTGGAAGAATTAGACTAGAAGTAGTGGAAGATAATTATAGGGCAAGAAAGTTATACGAAAGATTAGGATTTGAATATCTTAACTATATGCAAATGATAATTGATAGATGA
- the infA gene encoding translation initiation factor IF-1 has product MAKQDVLELEGEILEALPNAMFQIKLENGHTVLGHISGKMRMNYIKILPGDKVTVEISPYDLSRGRIVYRKK; this is encoded by the coding sequence ATGGCTAAACAAGATGTTCTAGAACTAGAAGGAGAAATATTAGAAGCTCTTCCAAATGCTATGTTTCAAATAAAACTTGAAAACGGGCATACAGTGTTAGGACATATATCAGGTAAAATGAGAATGAATTACATTAAAATTTTACCAGGTGATAAGGTAACTGTAGAAATATCACCGTATGATTTATCGCGTGGTAGAATCGTATACAGAAAAAAATAA